A genomic segment from Nicotiana tabacum cultivar K326 chromosome 9, ASM71507v2, whole genome shotgun sequence encodes:
- the LOC142164047 gene encoding uncharacterized protein LOC142164047, with the protein MQITIRDHTYSDVNKRPMLKYILPKLGHEDGISGTTDGRELEPNTFVLMIEPDDTIAAVKAYIQEEKGISFKKQKLRNEDGGVLRDVQTLNSLGATDSYLFLRCAPTMRIIVKTMTERTLKLMVESDYNVADVKVAIQEKEGFRFHKQRLILAGRRLEDNRTLAEYNIQYDSTLVLVLWMGGC; encoded by the coding sequence ATGCAAATCACTATTCGAGATCATACATACAGTGACGTGAATAAACGGCCTATGCTAAAATATATTTTACCGAAGCTTGGACATGAGGATGGCATAAGTGGTACTACTGATGGTCGCGAATTAGAACCAAATACTTTTGTCCTAATGATTGAACCAGATGATACAATAGCTGCAGTAAAAGCATACATTCAAGAGGAAAAAGGCATCTCTTTTAAGAAACAGAAGCTTCGGAATGAAGATGGTGGAGTTCTGAGAGATGTGCAGACTCTAAATTCTTTGGGAGCCACAGATAGTTACTTATTCCTTCGTTGTGCACCAACAATGCGAATCATAGTGAAAACTATGACTGAACGCACTTTAAAGTTAATGGTTGAGTCTGATTACAATGTTGCAGATGTTAAGGTCGCAATTCAAGAGAAGGAGGGCTTTCGATTTCATAAACAGAGGTTAATCTTAGCGGGACGGCGATTGGAGGATAATAGGACTCTCGCGGAGTACAATATTCAGTACGACTCTACTCTGGTTCTTGTCTTATGGATGGGCGGTTGTTGA
- the LOC107827788 gene encoding uncharacterized protein LOC107827788, which translates to MNRGRSSDQSTKVKIERVAEPDPWSLSRTMQIIIQDDTYRDMINWDSLPKSFLPPNFKLEDSGLSESKAFILMVEPDDCIAAVKAYIQEEKEIPFKKQKLLNKDGGVLRDSQTLLSAEIKQGSTLILRYAPITQISVKMLTGRTIWLMVEGDDTVADVKAVIQEKEGIRFHKQRLLYDGRILEDDKLLVHCGIQYDSILDLLLSLCGC; encoded by the exons ATGAACAGAGGGAGATCAAGTGATCAATCTACAAAAGTAAAGATCGAAAGGGTTGCAGAACCGG ATCCATGGTCATTAAGTCGAACTATGCAAATTATTATTCAAGATGATACCTATAGAGACATGATTAATTGGGATTCATTACCAAAATCATTTTTACCCCCCAATTTTAAACTCGAGGACAGTGGCCTTTCAGAATCAAAAGCTTTTATCCTAATGGTTGAACCAGATGACTGCATAGCTGCAGTTAAAGCGTATATTCAAGAAGAAAAGGAGATTCCATTTAAGAAACAGAAGCTATTGAATAAAGATGGGGGAGTTTTAAGAGATTCACAGACTCTTCTTTCTGCGGAAATCAAGCAAGGTTCTACCTTAATCCTTCGATATGCACCAATAACACAAATCTCTGTGAAAATGCTAACTGGACGCACTATATGGTTAATGGTTGAGGGTGATGATACCGTTGCAGATGTTAAGGCTGTAATTCAAGAAAAGGAGGGAATTAGGTTTCATAAACAGAGGTTACTCTACGATGGACGAATATTAGAAGATGACAAGCTTCTTGTCCACTGCGGAATTCAGTATGACAGTATTTTGGATCTTCTCTTAAGCTTGTGCGGTTGTTGA